A segment of the Symmachiella macrocystis genome:
AACCCGTTGTGCAGGGCATAGCACTTCACGTGTCGTTTGCCGACCACAACGACGTGTTGATGAAACACGCCCGCCAGATACAACAGCTCCATGCCTCTGGAGGTCTTGGGGGTCTTCCAACCCCAGCCCGCTTGGTCACTGCCGGTGATCAAGTCAAGGCAGTACAACGAGTTACTACGGGGTGCGGTTATCAGGACTCGATTTCCGGCGATGATCGGCGGAGTCGGGAACCAGCGTTTGTTCAACGGTTCAGTGGGGGCGACGTCCTCCTGTTTTCGTCCACGCCTACGGCTTCTGTTCGACGTTTTCGATTTTGCAGTATCAGCCGACCACAACAAGGCGTGGGACCGACGTTCCACCGCTGCGATCAACCCCGTCGTGGTTTGGCAGACAATCGTTCCGTTGCCGACGGCAATCTGCCCACCGTACCAACGCCGCACGATGTCGCGTTCGATTTTGGCAGTCGGTTGCGCAACGGCCTGTTTCCAGAGAACTTTGCCGGTTTCCGCTTCTAGGCAAATCAACTCGATCAACCGTTCTTTTTCACCGATGACAAACAGTTCGTTGCCGTCGGCGACTGGCGCGCCATGGAAGAAATATCCGGCTAATGGCAATTCAAAAGTATCGCCATGCAGCGTCCCGCCGATTTCCCATTGCGGGCGCCCTGTGTTGAGATCATATGCCACGATTTTGTTACTGGACCAATCTTGGCCAAACCGGTCGCTCGATTCCTGCGAGGAGCCCCAGTACTGCTGCGGCTGTTTGGTCAAGATCGCCAAGTCTTCGATCACAAACAGCCGTTGGCCATCGCTGCTAATGATGCCGTAGTTCGCGTCTTCGAACAGCAGATAGGCGAGCGGGTTTTTTGTAATCGATTGCGATGAGTAGCCCCGGAAATTGGCAAAAACACGCCGCCCGCTAAAGCCCCATGCCCCATTCAAATTATCGTTGGACAACAGGCTTTCCGCTGAAACCCGATCTTGAGTTTCCCACAGGGGAGCACCCGTTGCCGCATCCGCCACCCGTACCCCCCGCAAGGTGCGATAGATGAGTTTGCCATCTACCATTAAGGGGATCAGCGACGGCAGCATGGCAAAATCTTCGTCGCCCAAGTCCTCAACGAGGTCTTGGATTTGAGTTTCAATACGATGGCTGCGAGTCAGCGGTTCGTACCACCGTGATAGCAATAACGGCTCGCCACCGTCCGGCATACCCGTCCGACGGGAATTGCCCATATACATCGGCCATTCCGACAGCGCGGTCTCCGGACGGGGAACCTCGTTGATTTCGTCCAGCCAAGCAGCGAGATTTTGCTGTTCGCCACCCAATCGAGCGGTATCATCCTGCTGGACCTCCACCGCCAATGGGGACTGTGCTCCCTGAACGGCCACACTCGACAGCTTGGCCGCCAGCGCGGCTTTGGCACGCCAAGCCGGGGATGACGTCATGTCAGTCTCAGGTTGGAGCAATGCCTGGAACCAGTGATTGGCTAACCCAAACTCGCCGCGATCCAGATAGTGCGAAGCAACAATATCGGCTGCCTGTTGCCCCGCTTTGGTGTGGAAGTATCTGCGACCGACCAATGCGACCGCATGGAAATCGCCGGCGGCGACTGCCTTGGCCAGTTGTTTGGCGGCGACCCCGTCATAGGCGGCACGATAAGTCTGCAATTCCTCGGCCGGCATGCTCCCCAGTAGCTGTCGAGCGTCGTCCTTCAGCGAAGTCCAGGAACGCCCGTTGCCTGGCGTAAATGCATCCTCCGGCAAATCCAAAATGTATTGGAGTTGGCGGACGGCAATTTTCCAGTTTTCACGATCAATGCTCAGCCGAGCCTCTTGCATCGCCTTTCGCACCGTACGCGGGTCAGGGATCCGTGGATCGCTGGGTTCGCTGGTTGACGTATGCTTGCGCGGGTCCTGAATCGGGCGTTGTGGTTGCTTGCGGGGCTGGGGGGGGCGTTTTTTCTTTTCAGCTTTCTTTGGTTTATCAGTCTTTCCTCCCGGCGTCAGCACGTCGTTGAGGAAATCCTTAAACGGGTTTCGCAATTTCGGTTCCGGGGCCGGCTTGTCGGCCGCCTTCGGATTTTCAGCCGGTGTTTCCTCGGCCGCTTGCGGCTGCGGTGCCGCTGGATCGGACTCCTGGTTTTCGGTCGGAACCGAGTCCCCTTCGTCGGCTGTCGTTGCGTTAGACCACCATAAACCAAAACCGCCCGAGACGACCAAAACGGCAAAGGCCATTCTCATTGTCCGAGCAACCGGCGCGCTCCGTGTCATACTTCCCAGACTCCCGGCGAGACCATCGGGCCTCACCCATTATCAGGTGATGTCAATTCGTTGACGAGCCGCTTGCCAACCATGCGGACGCATGACATTTCGAATTCGTCATTCCCCGTGCCCAAACCAATGCAACGCAAACGTCGACTGTCTCGTCATTCGCGTTCGTCGGGCGATCCCGACCCCCATCGGCTCAAACTGTTGGCAATGTCATTGTCGAGTCTGCAGCTCCAATTGGCAAGTAGCAACTAGCTGAACCCTTTTGATTTCACGGCAACGGCACGCGGTGGTCACAACCGCCAAAACCCGCAATTTACGACCAAGGCTTGTTGTCAATCGTCGTAAAACTCAAGGGTTTCTCGTAAATCAGTTTCTCGGTAAGTTGGCGTTCTTGCAGTCGCCTGGCGGCAATCTGGTGACAAATGCGTGAATCGTGGATCCGTTCCCCAGTCCTAGCCGTCATAATCGGCAAGAGCCGCATGTTGCACCAGCCGTAAGGCGTTATTCTCCCTATGGTTATCGGCGCTCGCCCCCTCGCGACGCCACCGGCATGAAATTCCCCCGCAGAAACAGTACTGATTCTCACTCGACCGCTTGCAGAATTGGGGGGATGTCGTTATTTTGGCGAATTCCCTCCGGTCCTCCGGAAAGCCTCCCCGCGCAATGGCTTAGCGTGTAGAGTGCGTACTCGGCGGGGGGAAGTATGTAGGGAGAACCTTATCCTAGGTGGCGCTTCACTGGGGTGAGTTTCGGTCTGAGCGTGCGAAATTTCGCGCACAAGCGGCCAGAATGGCCGTTATGCACCCCGATCGAAAGTGAGAGGGTTGAGGTTTCGTATCCGCATTGATGGCCGGTGTGTGTCTGTCAAAAATAATTCCACGACGCAATTCAGAACGACGTTGGACAGTAAGGCGTTTGCATAATGTCGGATAATACAAAACTCGCAGTTGATCTTCGCGAAAAAGTTGGCACGGCAGCGACTCGTAAGCTGCGGGCCACAGGTCGAATTCCAGGAAGTTTGTACGGCCTGGAAAAAGATACCATCGCGCTGAGCACGACCGAAGAGGCTCTGCGACCGCTGATTTATGGCGGAGTACAGGTCGTCGACGTCGAAGTCGGCGGTGAAAGTGCCACAGCAATTTTCCGTGAAGTCCAGTGGGACACATTTTCACAATACGTACAACATTTCGATCTGCAGCGTATCGATCCCACCAAGCGGCTTGCGGTGGAAGTGCCGGTGGAACTACGGGGTACCCCCGAAGGCGTGATCGGCGGCGGCGTGCTGGATCAACCGCATCGGACGGTCAACTTCGAATGCTTGGTTCATCAGGTTCCCGATCACATCGTTTTGCGGGTCTCGGAACTGCAGATCGGCGATGCCCTGCATGTCAGTGATTTGGAGCTTCCCTCGGGGGCAACGCTCCTGGATGATCCGACCGCACTGGTCGTTCGTATTAACGCGCCAATGTCTGAGGAAGAAATCGAAGAAGGAATCGCCGGTGGCGGTCCCGTCGAGCCGGAACTGGTCGGAGAAGAACCCGAAGGCGAGAGCGAGGGCGAGTAAGAACGGCAGTTTTGTATTGCGGTTGTTCGGCCCTGCAGTGCAGTGCAGTGCAGTGCAGTGCCGGGCCTGGCTGAGTTTAATGTGTAATGAAACTTGTGGTCGGACTGGGGAATCCCGGTCAAAAATATGCGGGAACGCGACACAATATCGGATTCGATGTCGTGTCGGAACTTGCCCGTCGATGGAATGCGGCCCCGTCGAAGCTAAAATTTGAAGCGGAAACCACCGACGTCCTGATCGGGACAACTAAGGTTTTGTTGTTGGCTCCGCAAACTTATATGAATGCCAGCGGCCGTAGCGTACAAGCGGCTGTCAGTTTTTATCAAATAGAGTTGGTAGACGTGTTCGTCATTTGTGACGACATGAATCTGCCCGTCGGACGAAATCGGATTCGCAAGTCTGGTTCCGCCGGAGGGCAAAAAGGGCTGAAGAATATTTGCGATCACTTACGCTCCGATGAAGTCCCCAGACTTCGTGTCGGAGTTGGGACTCCGCCGGGGACTCAAAGTGGAGCGGACTTTGTTCTCAGCAAATTCGCCAAGGCGGAACGTGCCGAAATGGATTTGGCAGTCGCTCGCGCGGCCGACGCCGTCGAGTGCTGGGCCGAGCAGGGAATTGCCGCGGCCATGAACGCGTTCAACGCAGCGGATAAATAAGTCGGGCAGATAGCAGAGACGGGCAGAAAGACAGTTCGGAAACAACATAACAGCGATTCAGTGCGATCTGGCGGCGCGACTGGGACAGTTTTTTAAAACTTCATCCCGTGTAAGTCGCACGTTCAGCAAAACCTTTTGCCAGAGAAATTAGGACAGGGAGACGCGGCTGTGGCGGTCAATACCTACGAGGTGATGTTCCTCATCGACAGCAATAAGTACGCCGGCGATCCGGACGGCTCACTGGGCGAGATCAATAAGATCCTCGAACGGGTCGGCGCGGAAACCTTAGCGGCACGGCCGTGGCAGGACGGCAAATTGGCTTATCCCGTCGAAGGCCGCCGCAAAGGGCTTCACTATTTGACCTACCTGAAAATGGAAGGCCAAAACCTGGATGAGTTAACCCGTCTGTGCAAGCTGAACGACATCGTTCTGCGGCACCTGGCCATCAAACTCGACGCAGCCTTGGTCGAACCGATGGTGGCAGTCGTCAATGGTGAATCCCCCACCGCATCAGCGGAGAAGGCGGCAACAGAAGAAAAGGCTGCAACAGAAGAAAAGGCGGCATCCGAGGAATCGGCCTCTAAGGAAGCCACAGGCGAAGCGTCCGAGGAAGTCACAACTGCTTGATCTTGCGATTGCCGAGGTCTAGGACGCATCGACCTCGCATGACCAATAAAAATGGGAAAACCGTCTCATGGCGAGTTATAACCGAGTCATCCTGATCGGGAACTTGACCCGTGACCCAGAAGTCCGCTATATCCCCTCGGGGACAGCGGTCTCTGAGCTTGGGTTGGCGGTCAACCGTACCTGGTTCGACAAGCAATCCAACTCGCGTAAAGAAGAAACCACGTTTGTCGACGTGACCCTTTGGGGACGTGAGGCGGAAGTGGCTGGCGAATACCTCTCTAAAGGCCGTCCCGTCCTCATCGAGGGGCGATTGCAACTCGATTCCTGGGAAGACAAACAATCCGGGCAACGCCGCAGCAAGCTGCGCGTTGTTTGTGAACGGATGCAAATGCTCGGTTCCCGTGGCGATGGCGGCGGGGGGGGTGGCGGTCGTAGCGGCGGCGGCGGAGGCTACAGCGGGAGCAGCAGCCAATCCGGTTACGGCGGCGGTGATCCCGGTTCACAGGCTCCACCACAAGGCGACGACTTTGGTCCTCCCTCCGGTGGTGGTGGCAACGTTCCGGACGATGAGGTGCCGTTCTAGGGCCGAATTGATCCCAGCCAGACAAATCGTCACTCAGTGACACGGCCCGCGGCGATTGAGACGCAGTGCCACATCGACACAACAGACAATCCACAAATTTTTGAAGATTACCATACGGGAAATTGACACTATGTCCAAAAAACGTCTCCATGCCATGCGTTCGGGCGTGCCCAAAGGGAATGCCGAACTGCTGTTGGCCGAGGATGTACCTGCACTCGGAAAGCAGGGGGAAATCGTACGCGTCAAGTCAGGTTACGCTCGCAACTATCTGGTTCCGCAGGGACTGGCCACGATCGCCACCGACGAAAACAAGCGGATGGTCGAACGTCACCGCATTCGATTAGCCGAACTGCAAAAAGATCGCATCAAGTCGATCCGCAACTTGGCCGAACAGCTCAGCGAATACAGCGTGACGCTCGAAGCCAACGCCAATCCCGAAGGGCATCTGTACGGATCGATCACCGCTCCGGAAATCAGCAAAGCCCTCAAAGCGGCCAAATACGATATCTCCCCCGAACAGGTCCGCCTCGAAGGCCCGCTCAAAGAAATCGGCATGTACACGGTGAAAATCCACCTGCACACCGATGTCGAAACCGACGTCAAGGTGTGGGTCGTCCCGACGTCATCGACTTGAGACGTCGCGGCTTCCTGAATTCACAGGCACAATCGAAATCCCCGTAGCCGTTTTGGCTGGCGGGGATTTTGTTTGCGCGGCTCGAGATAACAAGCAGAATGCATTAACCACCAAACCCCGTAGGTCCGGCTGTGCCGGACGAATCCGGGTGCGAATTTATATCAATCGTACAACGTGATGTTGCGGTGGCTTTTTGATTAGTTCCGGCCGGTAGAACCGGCCCTGCGGAGGACGTGGGTCCGTTCCCAGTTCTAGCTGGCCTTACTCACCAACGGTTGCGTCAATGCTATGAAATCTGGGCTGGTTTGATGTCTCGCATGCCCAATTTACGGGATAGACTCCACGACGCACCCAGCGATGAAAGCTTGACCATGGCCATTCGCTTGGGCACTCTACCAATCCATGCTTTACAGGATTGAAGTGGATATAGTCGAAATGGCTCTGGAAATCATCTTCTGATTCAATCGTGTGCTCCCAAAACTTGGTTTGCCAAATACCGCGTCTCCCATCCCGTTTTTTCCCCGCCGAAGTAGTCTGTTCCCGCCCGTCAACAGAAAGCCAATTCTTCGTGAATTCCTTTTTGATCCATGCCCAGCGCTTCGGGTAATTGCTATCACCGGTTGGCAAAGTCCAGATCGCGTGTAAATGATCGGGTAGTAAGACGATCGCATTCACTTCAAACGGCCACGACTGGCAGCACCGACGAATACAATCGCCAAACATCACTCTAGCATTTTGTGAACGGAATAATGGAGCGCGATATTCCGTTACGAGTGTAAAGAAAAACGTTCCTCCAGGGACGTGAGCGCGACGCCAGTTGGGCATGATGCGGCCTGACCTCCAACCAGAATTTCCGGCTGTGCGCATTTAACATGTGACTGCTAAATCGCGTAGGTCCGGCTGTGCCGGACGAAACCGGATATGAATAGACGTTAATCGTACATCGTGTTATTGCGGCAACGTTTTGAATAGTTCCGGCCGGTAAAACCGGCCCTACGGCTAAATGCGCTCCCACGTCACGGCAACAACCCCAGCGTCTCCTCAAATCCGCACACCAAATTGAAATTCTGCACCGCTACGCCCGCTGCTCCTTTGATCAGATTGTCGGTGCAGCTGAAGATGATTGCGTTGTCCCCAACGCGGCGGACGGTGATGTCGCAGAAATTGCTGCCGGTGACGTCTTTTGTGGCCGGCAGATGTTCGACGATGCGGACGAACGGTTTGTCGCTGTAATACTTCCGCATCACGTCCAGCAATTCATCTTCGGTGATCGCGCTTTTGAGTTTCGTATAGATCGAGCACAAGATACCGCGGTCCATGGGCATCAGGTGCGGGGTGAAGACCACGTCGACCTTGCAACCGCCGACTTCACTGAGAATCTGGTTAATCTCCGGCGTGTGGCGGTGGCGACCCACGGAGTAGGCGGCGACGCTTTCATTGCATTCGGGGTACAAGGTCGTCAATTTTGGTCCACGACCTGCTCCGGAAATACCGCTCTTCGCATCGATGAAAATACCCGTCGGTTCGATGTGCCCCCCGGCGATCAGCGGCGCGAGTCCGAGTATCGACGTGCTCGTATAACAGCCCGGATTGGCGACTAATTCTGATCCGGGAATGCGGTCGCTCCAAATCTCGGGCAAACCGTACACCGTGTTTCCCAGTCGCGTGGGATCGGTATGGACCTCGCCGTACCATTGTTCATAAACGCCTGGATCATTCAGGCGATAATCGGCGCTGAGGTCGACCACCTTGCAGCCACCAGCCAGCAATTGCGGAATGACCTCCATGCTCGCCTTATGGGGCAGTGCACAAAAAACGACGTCGGCTTTTTCGCAGATTTCATCCGTCGTCAGATTGTCGCAAGTCAGGTCCAACCGGCCGTGCAAACTGGGGTGAATGGTTTGGACGTGCGGACTTCCCTCCTGCCGTGTGGTGAGGGCGGTGATCTCCACTTCGGGGTGAGCAAGTAGGATTTTGATCAACTCCAGGGCGGCGTAACCCGTCGCACCGAGAATGGCGACTTTTACCATGAGGGAACTTCCCAAAAAATCAATGACTTGCAGAATGAAAGCGCAGGGGGACGAATCCGTATATTTTACGGGACACCCGTTAGCGAACAAGGGTTCAGCGCTGTGTTAAAACCCGCCCATATCGTCGTCACCGAAATACCCGCCGTCCGGTTCGGCCATATGGCTGTAATCGACGAATCGCATCGACTCTTTTTGCCAGGTCAGGTCCACGATTCCGGTGGGACCACTACGGTGTTTGGCCACAACGACTTCCGCTTTGCCGGGCGAATCCTCGGGGTCGTAGGCGTCCGGACGATGCAAGAACATGACAATGTCGGCATCTTGTTCGATCGCTCCACTTTCCCGCAAGTCCGCCAAGCGAGGCCGCTTATCCTCTCGCAATTCGACGCCACGGTTGAGCTGTGCCAAGGCGATGACGGGGACATGAATTTCTTTAGCCAGGAATTTCAGCCGCCGTGTAATCAGTGAAATCTGTTGTTCCCGCGGCGCGCGTTTGTCTTCCGGTTCGATCAATTGCAGATAATCGATAATGATTAAGCTGATATTCTGCTTGCGTTTGAGGCGACGGGCGATGGCGCCGATTTCCGACATATTGCGACCCGGTTTGTCGTCGATGTACATCGGCATGCCGCCCAACTCCGACGAGGCTTCCATCACGCGATCGTATTCGCCATCGTCGAGGTCGCCTTTGCGCATTTTGTGCCCGTCCAGCTTGGCGGTGATGCATAAAAGCCGTTCGGCCAATTCTAGATTAGACTGTTCCAGGCTAAAAATCAGCACGCCCCCTTCAGGGATTGTACCGTAGGGTAACTCTTCGCCGCGTTTTACATATTCGTCGCGCAAGCGATCACGAGCTTGGCGGGCGACAGCTTCGGCGATGTTCACCACAAACGCGGTTTTTCCCATACTGGGCCGTGCAGCGAGAATCACCAATTCCGAGGGTTGGAATCCGTTTGTTTGGTTATCGAGATCCGAAAAGCCAGTGCTCAGGCCGCTGATGCTCCCCTCTTTTTCCCGCCTCTGTTGAATGCGGTCGAACGCATCCATCAGAATATCCTTGAGCACCATGTTGTCGGTGTTTTCCTGCTGTTCGACGATTTGAAAAATCGTCTGTTCCGCCTTGGTGAGGATGTCGACCGTATCCTGAGAACTGTCGTAGCTTTCACTGAGAATATCGGTGCAGGCGTAAATCAGGTTCCGCAAGATGCCTTTGTCGCGGACAATTTGTGCGTAGTATTTTGCGTGGGCTGCGTGCGGGACGGTGTTGAGGATTTCGCTCAGATGTCCGACACCGCCGACCTCGTCGAGCTGGTCGGTCCGTTGCAGATGTTCGGCGACTGTGACGACGTCGATCCCGCGATTGCCCGATTCGTGCATGCGATAGATCGCATCGCAAATCTGCATGTGGGCTTTTACGTAAAAGTGATCGGGCGTCACCAACTCGACGACTTCGTCGATCACGTCGTTGACCAGTAACATACTACCCAACAAGCTTTTTTCCGCCTCAATATCCTGCGGGGGCAGGCGATCGGCTTCGTTGGTTTTTGGCGTGACAGTTGCCATGAAATATCCTCCCTGAATTGCCAAAAGCACTTTGCATTAATGCATTTAGCACGTTGTTGACTACTGAGGCCGCACGGCCGAGGTTGCCACGGAAGCTGTCGGAAATGCACGGCGGAGAGGTCCTGTTATGACCGGTCAACAGAGCGATAGCAAGTCCACAAATAACGTTGTCGCAACCTGTTGTCCGGACGCGTGATAGTGCAGCGGCTGGTACTCGATCATTGCCCGATGGTGGCCTTCGAAGGAGAATTGTGATGGCCAAACCAGCGATTGAGCAGTCGTGTATGCCGTTTCTGCCGAAGCAGCGTTTGTCCGGCGAAGTTCGGGTAAAAATCGAAGTTGTGGGCCGCGAGATGGCGAAGGCGGAGCGGATTCCTTAGCATGGAGGCAAATGAACTCTCACCTTGCCTGGGAAATGTCTAATGCAGCGCGTTTTCGGATCAACTCTTGCCTGTCTGGTTTTGGCAATTCCGCTGATGGGTTGGATCACATCTCCAGGCCCAGTGCGTGCAGATGATTCCGTTGATTCGCCGGCAAAACAAAAATTGCCGCGCATCGCTGCTGTGGTCACTGAATATCGACATAACTCCCATGCCGACGTCATTGTCAGCCAGTTGATGCAGACCAAGACTCTCGATGGAAAAGGCGAGTTTCCCAAACTACAACTCGTTTCGCTGTATACCGATCAAGTCCCCGAAAATGACACGAGTCGCCGATTGGCCAAAGAACATGGCGTGCCGGTTTTCGAGACAATCGAAGGAGCTCTCACGCTGGGAACGGGGGAACTTGCCGTCGATGGCATTTTGTTGATCGCTGAGCATGGTCAATATCCGAAGTCCGACACCGGACAGACGATCTATCCCAAGAAACGACTGTTTGCTGAAGTTCGCAAAGTCTTTGAAAGCAGCGGTCGGGTAGTCCCGATTTTTCATGACAAGCATGTCGCCGACAATTGGGCCGACGCCAAAGAGATCTATGATGCGACGCAGCGGCTCAAGATCCCCTTCATGGCGGGGTCTTCATTGCCCGGTTTGTGGCGGTATCCTCCGGCGAACACCAAACGAGGGGCAAAGCTGAAAGAGATCGTCGCCGTCTCTTACGGTTCACTCGACGCGTATGGTTTTCACGCCTTGGAAATGGTGCAATGCCTGGCCGAACGCCGTCAGGGGGGCGAGACCGGCATCGAATCGGTCTATTGCCTAGAAGACGATGCGGTGTGGGAAGCCGGTGAGCAGGGCGTGTATGATCAAGAATTGTTTCGCGCCGCCTTGTCCCGCCAAAAAGCACGTCCGATTTCTCCCGACCAAGACATGCGAGAATTGGTTCCGCACCCGGTGCTCTTTGTGATCGACTATCGCGATGGATTGCGGGCGAGTGTGCTGCAACTCAATCCCGCGCTGCAAGGGTGGTCGGTTGCGTGGCGCGAGGCGGACAGTGACGAAATCACCTCGACATTATTTTGGACGCAAGAAGCCCGTCCGTTCGCACACTTCAATTTTTTGTTGGAGGGGGCGGAGAAAATGTTTCATACTGGCCAACCGACCTGGCCCGCTGAGCGGACCTTGGTTACTAGCGGTGCGTTGGACGCGTTGCTAATTTCTAAGTTACAAGGGGGTAAACCGGTAGAGACCCCCTACTTGGATATTGATTACATGACCGAATGGGATTGGCAACAACCGCGCAATCCGCCGCCAGGTCGTCCGATCATGTCTCAGTAAAATCGAACGATTCCTATTCGTTTTTCTTACGGTCCGCATGATGTCCCGACCGTCAAAATAGAGATAACCTCCAAAAAGTATTATTCCCGAATCTCGGACTGAAGGCGTTGTCATTATGAGTTCTCAACCGACACTTGGCCGTGTGGATTCCATGGACCAGTTTCGCGGCTTTACCGTGCTGAGCATGTTCATTGTGAATTTCGCTCACTTCCAAGCCATCAGTCCGTTTTGGAAACATAACGACAACTACGTCACGTTCGCTGACTGGATCATGCCGGGATTTATCTTCGCTGTCGGATTCTCCTATCGGTTGACGATCCTGAAACGCCTGGAGAAGTTCAGTGCGATGACAACGTATTCGACATACTTTCGCCGCTCACTCGCGTTGATTTTGGTGTCGTTGATGTTGTACGGCTTTGGAGGCGATTTTAAACGCTGGAGCGATTTCAGCGCAGAGGAAACCATCCAAGTGACCAACGCCGAAGGCCAGATGGAAGAGGTGCAAGTCAACAAGACGTTTCAATTTGTGATGCGGTTGATCAAGTCCAATCTCTGGGAAGTGCTCAGCATCATCGCCGTTTGTCAGATTTTTGTGATGCCGGTGATCGCCGCTGGACCACTCATTCGTTTCGTGGTCATGCTTGGCTGTTTAGGGGCGCACGTATTGATTTCCGTTTGGTTCAATTGGGCATTCGTGCATGGTGACCAAACCAATTGGATGGTCCAATTATGGCACACCGGCGGCAATCGGTGTTGGGATGGTGGATTTTTTGGCATCATGTCCTGGTCGGTGGCCATGCTGGCCGGTTCGTTGGTCTACGATATTCTGGCGTCGAATACCCGTAAAAATGCCGGTGGCAAGATCTTTCTGTTTGCCGCTGTATTCATGATCATCGGCTACATTCTCTCATGCGGTACGCGGTTTTACGATATTCCTCTCGATGAACCCCAGCCCGATAAATATGCGTCCGACCCCATGGTCCCTGATTTCAGCAAGGCTGCGGGACGCGGGTTGTCAGGCCTGTTAGCCGAACCGCCGTTTATCATGCCGCCGCACCCTGACCAAAAAGCAACCAACGCCCGCCTCGAAAAGAAAAAAGAATTAGAAGCGTTGCCGGATTTGGATGAGAAACAACAAAAGGAATTAGAAAAGCTGTCGCGGAGTTTGTTGGGTGCGCAGCACTACGACTACGGACGGCAGTGGAACTATTGGATGATGTACAAGCGGATGGTCAGCGTTTCGTTTATCCTCTTCGCCACAGGGGTCGCGATTGCGATTTATGCGTTGTTCATTCTGCTGTCGGATATCGGTGGCATGCACATCGGCGTGTTCCGTACGTTCGGTATGAATCCACTGGCCGCCTATGCGATTCACCACGTTGTGGGACACTCGATGCATAGCCTCGCACCGAATGATTCGCCTTTGTGGTACTGCTGGTTTATCACGTTTGTCTTCATGGCCATTAACTACCTGTTTGTACGCCATCTTGAGAAGCACAACATCTTTAT
Coding sequences within it:
- the pth gene encoding aminoacyl-tRNA hydrolase, which encodes MKLVVGLGNPGQKYAGTRHNIGFDVVSELARRWNAAPSKLKFEAETTDVLIGTTKVLLLAPQTYMNASGRSVQAAVSFYQIELVDVFVICDDMNLPVGRNRIRKSGSAGGQKGLKNICDHLRSDEVPRLRVGVGTPPGTQSGADFVLSKFAKAERAEMDLAVARAADAVECWAEQGIAAAMNAFNAADK
- the rpsF gene encoding 30S ribosomal protein S6; amino-acid sequence: MAVNTYEVMFLIDSNKYAGDPDGSLGEINKILERVGAETLAARPWQDGKLAYPVEGRRKGLHYLTYLKMEGQNLDELTRLCKLNDIVLRHLAIKLDAALVEPMVAVVNGESPTASAEKAATEEKAATEEKAASEESASKEATGEASEEVTTA
- the dnaB gene encoding replicative DNA helicase, yielding MATVTPKTNEADRLPPQDIEAEKSLLGSMLLVNDVIDEVVELVTPDHFYVKAHMQICDAIYRMHESGNRGIDVVTVAEHLQRTDQLDEVGGVGHLSEILNTVPHAAHAKYYAQIVRDKGILRNLIYACTDILSESYDSSQDTVDILTKAEQTIFQIVEQQENTDNMVLKDILMDAFDRIQQRREKEGSISGLSTGFSDLDNQTNGFQPSELVILAARPSMGKTAFVVNIAEAVARQARDRLRDEYVKRGEELPYGTIPEGGVLIFSLEQSNLELAERLLCITAKLDGHKMRKGDLDDGEYDRVMEASSELGGMPMYIDDKPGRNMSEIGAIARRLKRKQNISLIIIDYLQLIEPEDKRAPREQQISLITRRLKFLAKEIHVPVIALAQLNRGVELREDKRPRLADLRESGAIEQDADIVMFLHRPDAYDPEDSPGKAEVVVAKHRSGPTGIVDLTWQKESMRFVDYSHMAEPDGGYFGDDDMGGF
- a CDS encoding 50S ribosomal protein L25 codes for the protein MSDNTKLAVDLREKVGTAATRKLRATGRIPGSLYGLEKDTIALSTTEEALRPLIYGGVQVVDVEVGGESATAIFREVQWDTFSQYVQHFDLQRIDPTKRLAVEVPVELRGTPEGVIGGGVLDQPHRTVNFECLVHQVPDHIVLRVSELQIGDALHVSDLELPSGATLLDDPTALVVRINAPMSEEEIEEGIAGGGPVEPELVGEEPEGESEGE
- the rplI gene encoding 50S ribosomal protein L9 yields the protein MSKKRLHAMRSGVPKGNAELLLAEDVPALGKQGEIVRVKSGYARNYLVPQGLATIATDENKRMVERHRIRLAELQKDRIKSIRNLAEQLSEYSVTLEANANPEGHLYGSITAPEISKALKAAKYDISPEQVRLEGPLKEIGMYTVKIHLHTDVETDVKVWVVPTSST
- the argC gene encoding N-acetyl-gamma-glutamyl-phosphate reductase, with translation MVKVAILGATGYAALELIKILLAHPEVEITALTTRQEGSPHVQTIHPSLHGRLDLTCDNLTTDEICEKADVVFCALPHKASMEVIPQLLAGGCKVVDLSADYRLNDPGVYEQWYGEVHTDPTRLGNTVYGLPEIWSDRIPGSELVANPGCYTSTSILGLAPLIAGGHIEPTGIFIDAKSGISGAGRGPKLTTLYPECNESVAAYSVGRHRHTPEINQILSEVGGCKVDVVFTPHLMPMDRGILCSIYTKLKSAITEDELLDVMRKYYSDKPFVRIVEHLPATKDVTGSNFCDITVRRVGDNAIIFSCTDNLIKGAAGVAVQNFNLVCGFEETLGLLP
- the ssb gene encoding single-stranded DNA-binding protein is translated as MASYNRVILIGNLTRDPEVRYIPSGTAVSELGLAVNRTWFDKQSNSRKEETTFVDVTLWGREAEVAGEYLSKGRPVLIEGRLQLDSWEDKQSGQRRSKLRVVCERMQMLGSRGDGGGGGGGRSGGGGGYSGSSSQSGYGGGDPGSQAPPQGDDFGPPSGGGGNVPDDEVPF
- a CDS encoding REP-associated tyrosine transposase; this encodes MPNWRRAHVPGGTFFFTLVTEYRAPLFRSQNARVMFGDCIRRCCQSWPFEVNAIVLLPDHLHAIWTLPTGDSNYPKRWAWIKKEFTKNWLSVDGREQTTSAGKKRDGRRGIWQTKFWEHTIESEDDFQSHFDYIHFNPVKHGLVECPSEWPWSSFHRWVRRGVYPVNWACETSNQPRFHSIDATVGE